The DNA region TCGGCACATCAGCCGAGGACGCCGTGGAGGTGGAGGCTTTCCGCAACGAAGATGCGGAGTGTCTCGCCCAGGGCGCCAACGTCGCAGGGAGCGCCTGATACATGTTCGCAAAGCTTGCCGGCATCGAAGCCAAGTTCGAGCAGCTCGAAAAAGAGCTCTCCAACCCGGATATCTACTCCGACCAGGAGAAGTTCAAGCGCGTCTCCAAGGCCCACGCCGAGATCAAGGAGGTCGTGGACGTCTATCGCGAGCACCAGCGGTTGTCCCAGGAGCTTGAGGACAACAGGGAGCTGGCCAAGGACGACGACCCCGAGATCCGCGCCATGGCCGAAGAAGAAGTGCGCATGATCAACGAGAAGCTGCCCGGGCTGGAAGAGGAGCTCAAGATCCTGCTGCTGCCCAAGGACCCGTTGGACGAGAAGAACACCATTCTTGAAATCCGCGCCGGCACCGGCGGCGAGGAGGCGGCATTGTTCGCCGCGGACCTCTTCCGCATGTACATGCGTTTTGCCGAGACGCGGGGCTGGCGCACGGAGACCATGCACTCGCACGAGACCGACTCCGGCGGGTACAAGGAAGTGGCCGTGCTCATCCAGGGCGACAGCGTCTACAGCTGGCTCAAGTACGAGGCCGGAACCCACCGCGTACAGCGCGTGCCGGCCACCGAGTCCCAGGGCCGCATCCACACCTCGGCCGTCACCGTGGCAGTGCTGCCGGAGGCCGAAGAGGTGGACGTGGACATCAAGCCCGACGAGATCCGCGTGGACGTCTTCCGCTCCTCCGGTCCCGGCGGGCAGAGCGTGAACACCACGGACTCGGCCGTGCGCATCACGCACCTCCCCTCCGGCATCGTAGTCAGCTGCCAGGACGAGAAGTCGCAGATAAAGAACCGCGTCAAGGCCATGAAGGTCCTGCGCTCGCGCATCCTCCAGATGGAGGAGGACAAGCGCCAGGAAGAAGAGGCCGCCAACCGGCGCGAGCAGGTGGGCACGGGCGACCGCTCCGGCCGTATCCGCACCTACAACTATCCCCAGGGCCGGGTCACCGACCACCGCATCAACCTGACGCTGTACAGGCTTGAGACGTTCATGGAAGGCGACCTGGAAGAGATGATCCGCGCCCTGGCCACGCACTACCAGACCGAAGCCTTGCGGGCCCAGGCCGACGCGGCCTGATCCCTCTCTCAACCATTTTCTGGACGGAACGCTCATGGCGTGTGCGCCGACCACCGTACGCGAGACTCTGGTCCTCGCCGGACGGCGGCTGTCCGCCGCCGGGGTGGACTCGCCCGCGCTTTCGGCGCGTCTGCTGCTGGCAGAGGCGCTGGGCCTGGACGATATGGGCCTGGTCCGCGATGCGCACCGCGTCCTGACCGACGGCGAGCTGCAGTCCTTCGAGGCGTTGCTGGATCGCCGCGCGTTCGGGGAGCCTGTTGCGTACATCCTGGGCCGGCGCGAGTTCTACGGCCTGGACTTTGCCGTGACGCCGGCCACGCTGGTGCCGCGCCCCGAGAGCGAGCACCTGGTGGAAGAGGCGCTGGCGGCCTTTCCGGACGCCGAGGCGCCGCTGTGGTTCGCGGATCTGGGTACGGGTTCCGGCTGTCTGGCCATATCCTTTGCCATGCACAGACCCGGCGCGCGCGGCATCCTGGTGGACCGCTCGGCCGCCGCGCTGGCGGTTGCCAGGGAGAACGCGCGCAGGCACGGCGTGGCGGACAGGCTCTTTTTCGTACGCTGCGACTTCGGCGCACTGTGTGTAAAGGACCACAGCCTGGATCTGGTGCTGGCCAATCCGCCCTATGTCAGTGCGCAGGAACATGACGAATTGTCGCTGGAGGTGCGCGGGTTCGAGCCGCGTACAGCCTTGGTTCCCGAGGAAGGCGGCGGGGACAGCGGTCTGGAATCGCTCGTTTCGCTCTTGCCAGAATCGTTGCGGACGCTTAAGAATGGTGGTTTGTTGATCGACGAGATCGGCTGGGAGCAGGGAAGCCGCAGCCTCGCGTTGGCGCGAGCCACTCGCGATGGGGCTGGACGGCGGTTTTCAGAATGCCGTATTGCCAGGGATTTGGCCGGGCATGACAGGGTTCTGGTGGCCGCCGCCGAATGAGCGCGGAAGTTTTTTGAGCGGATCGGAAAAAAAACGGCTTTCCACCCTTGCAATTTGAAAACAGCAGGGGTATAGCTCCACGTTCTTGACGCGCTGGCGTAGCTCAATTGGCAGAGCAGCTGATTTGTAATCAGCAGGTTGCGGGTTCGAGTCCCATCGCCAGCTCCAAGAGACAAATGGAGGGGTTCCCGAGTGGCCAAAGGGAACAGACTGTAAATCTGTCGGCGTAAGCCTTCGGAGGTTCAAATCCTCCCCCCTCCACCAGATTTGAATTTGACGAGGCTGTAGGAGGCCGGAGGCCATAAAACTACGGCTGCGTGAAATGCGGGAATAGCTCAATTGGCTAGAGCATCAGCCTTCCAAGCTGAGGGTTGCGGGT from Oceanidesulfovibrio marinus includes:
- the prfA gene encoding peptide chain release factor 1, coding for MFAKLAGIEAKFEQLEKELSNPDIYSDQEKFKRVSKAHAEIKEVVDVYREHQRLSQELEDNRELAKDDDPEIRAMAEEEVRMINEKLPGLEEELKILLLPKDPLDEKNTILEIRAGTGGEEAALFAADLFRMYMRFAETRGWRTETMHSHETDSGGYKEVAVLIQGDSVYSWLKYEAGTHRVQRVPATESQGRIHTSAVTVAVLPEAEEVDVDIKPDEIRVDVFRSSGPGGQSVNTTDSAVRITHLPSGIVVSCQDEKSQIKNRVKAMKVLRSRILQMEEDKRQEEEAANRREQVGTGDRSGRIRTYNYPQGRVTDHRINLTLYRLETFMEGDLEEMIRALATHYQTEALRAQADAA
- the prmC gene encoding peptide chain release factor N(5)-glutamine methyltransferase; this encodes MACAPTTVRETLVLAGRRLSAAGVDSPALSARLLLAEALGLDDMGLVRDAHRVLTDGELQSFEALLDRRAFGEPVAYILGRREFYGLDFAVTPATLVPRPESEHLVEEALAAFPDAEAPLWFADLGTGSGCLAISFAMHRPGARGILVDRSAAALAVARENARRHGVADRLFFVRCDFGALCVKDHSLDLVLANPPYVSAQEHDELSLEVRGFEPRTALVPEEGGGDSGLESLVSLLPESLRTLKNGGLLIDEIGWEQGSRSLALARATRDGAGRRFSECRIARDLAGHDRVLVAAAE